In Paenibacillus ihbetae, the following are encoded in one genomic region:
- a CDS encoding Ig-like domain-containing protein yields the protein MSLHRKTTKLALVVVMMLAMVFPTSVFAASGDVTSIEFDTKESTIHLIVNETTEQLRVLANIEGTTSKRDVTNEATWTSSNTRIVRVDGGLLTPLEKGSARITAKYKGAIKTIEVNVQYAIDELKLDQPDKAEYKLGTEGLTVKALADGTNDVTTEAKWTSSDESVVKVNKGELTLEGLGTATITAEYKGLKASYSVKVIAPYQKLSIVPGEDQELLVGDAPIELKVYAKQSETESGLGTDVTDKVKLKSSNPAVADVEDGKLKPVALGKATISVSYLGTIAKLDVYVRNPYEALILDQTDFVKNPVMFMNESVTIKTLVRNAATSSIEVNGEWNSSNPLAVTVDQGVLTARAAGTSTIKVSYLGISKEFTVKVHPTVTKFEVEDSDIELLKDESKSYPKVTGLLLDNEKKDFSGEVVWTSSDENVVTAESSKFKAVDAGTATLTGKIGSKEVATVHVTVNERVLVLLPEIEEYQLVIGKTETLPKVNAVFEDGVEKDVTSLVEWSLTGSSAAAVIKDGTIKGLTKGSTTLKGTYLNKDVKIPVAVEQEVVKIVVEPETIDLNIKKSKSLKATGYFSNGKTISLSSKMNWTSSDTSIVTVSRTSVKAVAEGTATITGSYQGKEVKVKVNVVPKLKKLTASDKRLDLKPGDIKTVTVTAEYDTGATANAADQVVWTTSNASVAKVTNGRIEAIAKGTARIKGKFDSKTVSITVYVK from the coding sequence ATGAGCTTACACAGAAAGACAACGAAGCTTGCTTTGGTCGTTGTGATGATGTTGGCGATGGTTTTTCCAACCAGCGTATTCGCCGCCTCCGGGGATGTAACATCCATTGAATTTGATACGAAAGAAAGCACCATCCACCTGATCGTAAACGAGACTACGGAGCAGCTCCGGGTGCTGGCTAACATTGAAGGAACGACTTCCAAGCGCGACGTAACCAATGAAGCGACATGGACCTCCTCCAATACGCGGATCGTCCGGGTAGACGGTGGACTTCTGACACCGCTGGAAAAGGGCTCGGCCCGAATCACGGCCAAATATAAAGGGGCCATCAAGACGATCGAAGTCAATGTTCAATACGCCATTGACGAGCTGAAGCTGGATCAGCCCGACAAAGCCGAGTACAAGCTCGGAACCGAAGGCTTGACGGTCAAAGCGTTGGCCGACGGGACAAACGATGTAACGACAGAAGCCAAATGGACCTCCTCCGACGAGAGCGTCGTGAAGGTGAATAAAGGCGAGCTGACGCTCGAAGGCCTTGGCACGGCGACCATTACGGCGGAGTACAAGGGACTCAAGGCTTCATACAGCGTGAAGGTCATCGCGCCTTACCAGAAGCTTTCGATCGTACCAGGTGAAGATCAAGAGCTGTTGGTCGGGGATGCGCCGATTGAACTGAAGGTGTACGCGAAGCAATCCGAAACGGAGAGCGGACTCGGCACGGATGTCACCGATAAGGTCAAGCTGAAATCCTCCAACCCGGCCGTTGCGGACGTGGAGGACGGCAAGCTGAAGCCGGTGGCCTTGGGGAAAGCGACCATTAGCGTCAGCTATCTGGGCACTATCGCCAAGCTTGACGTGTATGTACGCAATCCATATGAAGCATTGATTCTGGATCAGACTGATTTCGTGAAAAATCCGGTAATGTTCATGAACGAATCGGTAACAATCAAGACACTCGTTCGTAATGCGGCTACCTCTTCGATCGAAGTGAACGGAGAATGGAACTCCTCCAATCCGCTTGCCGTTACGGTAGACCAAGGCGTGCTTACTGCCCGCGCTGCGGGTACTTCCACCATTAAGGTCAGCTATCTTGGCATCAGCAAGGAATTCACCGTCAAGGTACATCCGACCGTGACGAAGTTCGAAGTGGAAGATAGCGATATCGAGCTGCTGAAGGATGAGTCCAAATCTTATCCTAAAGTTACGGGGCTTCTCCTGGATAACGAGAAGAAGGATTTCAGCGGAGAGGTTGTCTGGACTTCCAGTGACGAGAACGTGGTAACGGCAGAGAGCAGCAAGTTCAAGGCAGTCGATGCAGGAACCGCTACTTTGACCGGAAAGATCGGTTCGAAAGAGGTAGCCACGGTTCACGTTACGGTGAACGAGCGCGTCCTGGTTCTATTGCCTGAAATTGAAGAGTACCAGCTGGTCATCGGCAAAACCGAGACGCTGCCGAAAGTGAACGCCGTATTTGAAGACGGCGTGGAGAAGGATGTAACCTCCTTGGTCGAATGGTCGCTTACAGGTTCCTCTGCGGCTGCGGTCATCAAGGACGGTACGATTAAAGGCTTGACCAAGGGTTCAACCACGCTGAAAGGAACCTATCTTAACAAGGATGTCAAGATTCCGGTTGCCGTTGAGCAGGAAGTGGTCAAGATCGTTGTAGAGCCGGAAACGATTGACCTTAACATTAAGAAGTCCAAATCGCTCAAGGCAACAGGCTATTTCAGCAACGGGAAGACCATCTCGCTCTCCTCCAAAATGAACTGGACCTCTTCCGATACATCCATCGTGACGGTGTCCAGAACATCGGTGAAAGCGGTGGCCGAAGGAACGGCAACCATTACGGGGTCTTATCAAGGTAAAGAAGTTAAGGTGAAAGTCAATGTTGTGCCGAAGCTGAAGAAATTGACCGCCAGCGACAAGCGGCTGGACCTGAAGCCGGGAGATATCAAGACGGTTACGGTAACCGCAGAGTATGACACGGGTGCAACGGCCAATGCTGCGGATCAGGTCGTATGGACGACAAGCAATGCCAGCGTTGCCAAAGTGACAAACGGACGAATCGAGGCGATTGCCAAAGGAACTGCCCGAATTAAAGGCAAATTCGACTCGAAGACCGTCAGCATTACCGTTTATGTAAAATAA
- a CDS encoding PhzF family phenazine biosynthesis isomerase — protein sequence MNMVTVFQYDAFSIVPGKGNPAGVVLDADHLTEEDMLEIAKQVGFNETTFVMRSDQADVRLRYFTPGHEMNLCGHATMASMYALKTRGLLSSKETYSIETKAGVLPVTFGDTDMQPSITMKQDSPQFVEFEGDVDMLASAIGLHRDELDLTKPIVYGSTGIWTLLIPVKKLDSFSRMIPDNRKFPEILTQNPKASLHPFCMETIDPSALMHARHFSSPYSGTIEDPVTGTASGVMGAYYLTYVQPEWPTIQMMVEQGQEIGKDGRVQVTVNRGFGEMDVYITGTAVFVRDIEVDPEKD from the coding sequence ATGAACATGGTGACCGTGTTTCAGTATGATGCGTTTTCGATCGTGCCCGGCAAGGGGAATCCTGCCGGAGTCGTGCTTGATGCGGATCATTTGACGGAGGAAGACATGCTGGAAATTGCCAAACAGGTCGGTTTTAATGAAACAACGTTTGTCATGCGATCGGATCAGGCGGATGTTCGGCTGCGTTATTTTACGCCTGGTCATGAAATGAATCTATGCGGCCATGCGACGATGGCATCCATGTATGCGCTCAAGACGCGAGGGCTGTTGTCTTCGAAGGAAACATATTCGATCGAGACGAAGGCGGGCGTACTGCCGGTCACATTCGGAGATACCGACATGCAGCCCAGCATCACGATGAAGCAGGATTCTCCACAGTTTGTCGAATTCGAAGGCGATGTGGACATGCTGGCTTCAGCGATTGGACTGCATCGAGACGAGCTTGATCTGACGAAGCCGATTGTGTACGGCAGTACCGGGATCTGGACGCTGTTAATACCCGTGAAGAAGCTTGATAGCTTCAGCCGGATGATTCCGGACAATCGCAAATTTCCGGAGATTCTGACGCAGAATCCGAAAGCCTCCCTGCATCCTTTCTGCATGGAAACGATAGATCCATCCGCGCTGATGCATGCGAGGCACTTCTCGTCCCCTTATTCCGGCACGATCGAAGATCCTGTTACCGGAACCGCATCGGGTGTTATGGGCGCATACTATCTGACCTATGTACAGCCTGAATGGCCAACCATTCAGATGATGGTTGAGCAGGGACAGGAGATCGGCAAAGATGGACGGGTCCAGGTTACGGTTAACCGCGGTTTCGGGGAAATGGACGTATACATAACGGGAACGGCGGTTTTCGTACGGGATATCGAAGTGGATCCGGAGAAGGATTAA
- a CDS encoding STM3941 family protein codes for MHRQEEIHIKPKLTKILLGSLLFVALGIFMLYAGLEDRLIVLVIAGFICTAFFGAMLVFSMSKILQRKPALVINDEGIIDRSSYVSVGAIPWNEIKSIDIYQVMNERFIGIEVHHPDEILARLPEWKQKLMRMNKMMTNATVHLSASGLSCNLNELFLTLYRRWKISKNDDITEMTEVVNHEELQA; via the coding sequence ATGCATAGACAAGAAGAAATCCATATCAAACCCAAATTAACTAAAATTTTATTAGGTTCCCTCCTCTTCGTCGCGCTCGGAATCTTTATGCTATATGCTGGTTTAGAGGATCGGTTGATTGTTCTGGTGATCGCTGGATTCATCTGTACGGCATTTTTCGGAGCGATGCTGGTCTTTTCGATGAGTAAGATCCTGCAGCGTAAACCGGCGCTGGTCATTAATGATGAGGGAATTATCGATCGTTCCTCCTATGTAAGCGTTGGGGCGATTCCATGGAATGAGATTAAAAGCATCGATATTTACCAAGTCATGAATGAGCGGTTTATTGGAATCGAGGTGCATCATCCGGATGAGATTCTGGCTAGGTTGCCTGAGTGGAAGCAGAAGCTGATGAGAATGAATAAAATGATGACGAATGCAACCGTCCATCTATCGGCCTCGGGGCTTTCCTGCAATTTGAACGAGCTGTTTCTAACGCTGTACCGGAGGTGGAAGATCTCCAAAAATGACGATATCACCGAAATGACGGAGGTTGTGAACCATGAAGAGCTTCAAGCCTGA
- a CDS encoding phosphotransferase family protein, which produces MKSFKPEMDTDAAISHLRAIEGEHITNVSPIEMGELSRVFRYEKDGKAYVIHFKDNRDSLEKERWIHDRYGAVYGLPVPKVYKIGNAGTIHYSISDQMPGVPISTLQPTSIRQVIPDLIGQYLRLHRITAGNNSEGYGWITPEGKAAHGTWTDYLKATFDKDQGGFYEGWTELFDSSFLEKDVFYSLYDKMVELAAYAPQERYLVHGDFHLGNMLAAEDQVSGIVDWEMAMYGDFMFDVAVMDLWAPQLEFPKRLKMAVEQQGDDIPHFRERLLCYQIFKGIDGLRFYAKKDHEPSYRFMKERIMSLLSE; this is translated from the coding sequence ATGAAGAGCTTCAAGCCTGAGATGGATACGGATGCAGCCATAAGCCATCTCCGGGCAATTGAGGGTGAGCATATAACGAACGTTAGTCCCATCGAGATGGGAGAGCTCAGCAGGGTATTCCGTTATGAAAAAGACGGCAAAGCGTATGTCATTCATTTCAAGGATAATCGCGACAGTCTGGAGAAAGAACGATGGATCCATGATCGGTATGGGGCAGTATATGGCTTGCCCGTCCCGAAGGTATACAAGATCGGAAACGCAGGCACCATCCATTATTCGATCTCGGATCAAATGCCGGGGGTGCCTATCAGCACGCTTCAGCCGACTTCCATCCGTCAAGTCATTCCCGACCTGATCGGGCAGTATCTTCGCCTTCACCGGATTACGGCAGGCAATAACAGCGAAGGTTACGGCTGGATCACGCCTGAGGGCAAGGCAGCGCATGGCACGTGGACCGATTACCTTAAGGCTACCTTCGACAAGGACCAGGGAGGATTTTACGAGGGCTGGACCGAGCTGTTTGACAGCAGCTTTTTGGAGAAGGACGTCTTCTACAGCTTGTATGACAAAATGGTAGAGCTTGCTGCATATGCGCCGCAAGAGCGTTATCTCGTGCACGGGGATTTTCATTTAGGCAATATGCTGGCGGCGGAGGATCAGGTATCCGGAATCGTGGACTGGGAAATGGCCATGTACGGCGATTTCATGTTCGATGTTGCGGTCATGGATTTATGGGCGCCTCAGCTTGAGTTTCCCAAACGTTTGAAGATGGCAGTCGAGCAACAAGGTGACGACATTCCGCATTTCCGTGAGCGGCTGCTCTGTTATCAAATATTCAAGGGAATCGACGGGCTTCGGTTCTATGCCAAGAAGGATCATGAACCCAGCTATCGGTTTATGAAAGAACGTATCATGTCGCTGCTCTCGGAATAG
- a CDS encoding excalibur calcium-binding domain-containing protein, producing the protein MKKKITILLSAALLTTLALGHTSTGIADAKSTEVKKYKNCKEMNKDYPGGVARSASVKNKGGKTKYKPFVSKALYDANTARDRDKDKIACER; encoded by the coding sequence ATGAAGAAAAAGATAACCATTCTGCTCTCGGCTGCTCTGCTCACTACTCTTGCACTGGGTCATACCAGCACTGGTATTGCAGATGCCAAATCCACCGAAGTGAAAAAATACAAAAACTGCAAAGAGATGAATAAAGATTACCCTGGAGGCGTTGCCCGGTCCGCATCCGTCAAGAACAAAGGCGGCAAGACGAAATACAAGCCTTTTGTGTCCAAAGCGCTGTATGACGCCAACACAGCCAGGGATCGTGACAAGGATAAAATCGCCTGCGAGCGATAA